In Lolium rigidum isolate FL_2022 chromosome 7, APGP_CSIRO_Lrig_0.1, whole genome shotgun sequence, the DNA window CCCATGCCGAGGGTGAGGAAGAACTTGTCGTGGACATGGGCTCGGATCTGTGGCAGCAAGGGGTTGTTGGGGTAGCCCGTCATGTTGCCATGGAAGTGGAAGGACGTGGTACGGTCGTGCTGGTCGGGCATCTGGGGCTCCATGGCCTCGCCGTGGCTGTCGGGGTACCGAACAATCCCTCTGGCGAGCCTGGTGGCTGTCTGCGGCGCAGGCGGGGGCGACTGGGTGCCGAGGGCGACCATGTAATAGGAGTGGCACGGAGGAGCGTCGGCGACCATGAGCACGTCCAGCGTCTCGCCTGGTGCAATGGCCACGATGTCGCCGGTGGCGTTGTAGGGGCGGAGGTAGTTGGCGTCCGAGCCGACCACGGTGAGCCTGTGGCCGGCCACTTTGAAGTAGTACTCGTTACTGAGTGCAGCGTTGGCAAGGCGGAGCATGTACGTCTTGCCGGGTTCCACGTCGAGGACGAAGGTGTCGTCTTGGGCTACCCCTGCATCATTGACCTCGGATTCTCAGATAATGCatgtatagatacatctgaatctACGAtaactaatatatatatatatgaaatggAAGGAATAGTAGTAAATGTATATACATATGTTGTGGATGCATGCATGAAACAGTACTGTCGTACGTACCGGAGCAGTTGTAGAGATCCCCAATCTTGCCGTTGATGGTTGCTGAAGCTGGTCCATCCTTAGAATGATCTCCATCGGCTATCCAGAGCTCCAAGTCCTTCTGCACTTGCCTCAGGTCGTTTTGCCAGAAATCAGCTATGACGATGGGGACGTCCTGGTGCGGCTTGGGGAAGGGATAGGAGCCGGACTTTGGGCGGATGATGATGACGCCGTGCATGGTTGCCCGGAGGGTGGAGATGTGCGCGTGCCACCACAGGGTGCCCTCCTGCCCGACCACGTCGAACCGGTAGGTGAAGGTGGTGTTGGGGGCGATGGGGCACTGCGTCACCATCCCAGCTCCGTCCGCCCAGCAGGTGAGTCGCTGCTTCACGCCGTGCCTGCAATATCATCCGATCCAATGCGACTCGGTAAGGCCGATAACCATATCGCGCTAGCTAGCTAGCAGAtgcatgctcatgcattgctcAAGGAGGAGTGCCTACCAATGGATCGTTACTCCAAAGGGTGACTGGTTCACCACGTGAACTACCACGGAGTCCCCTTCTGTCACCTCCAGCGCCGGGCCTGGTAATTGCCCATtcaccaccgtcgccaccgtaTCGCGGCACAGGTGCCTCAAGGTAACCTCGCTCACCTTCATAGATCAACACATAAAAAAAACAACAACATCACATCTCTGTTTCGGACACGGACAACATGATCAATGTATATATGCATGgggagctagctagctagggaGGCCTTACAAGGAAGGTGTGCTCCACCACCGCCGCATTGATGCTGCCTCCCATGGCGAGGAACAAGGCCGCTACCACCAGAACCACCATGTCTGCCATGCAAGCTATCTCGCTACTTTCCGGGTGCTGGATAGCTAGTACGTGTTGCTTTCCTCTCTATGCCCACACGGCTGTATATATAGTGAGGCCGATGCGGCACTTCCGCGCGTAGGCAGCGAGCTTGAATAAAACATTTATTTCCTCGTTCCCAAAATAGATTCTGCACGGACGAGCAGACCATATATGGTTTTACTTTTCGTGTTAGCATTTTTTTCGACCCTTGGAGCAGAGAGGGAAGTATCCACCGTCGGCCACGCTGTACTCAAATACTACCTCAGTAGCTCAGTCCCTCATTTTAGCCAAACAAAACATCTTATAATTAGGGACACAGGTGATACTAGATATTTAGATTAAACAAGACTTCACTTGTGCTGGAAGCCTCCTTTctatcatactccctccattcctaaatataagccatataattttTGGTACTGAAATTAAAACTGCATATTGAGAGAGAATTACACCAGGTTTGGGTGGGATTACCCCTATACATTTGACATGAGAAagtagaggactttgcataagttAAGAAAATATAACCAAATCCCTAAAAATAAATTCCATACACGTGATGTGTCGCACTAAAGCATATATTCtggatttttttctcaaaaaactatatggcttatattcagGAACGGAGCGAGTATTATTCAAGACCCTCGGCACGCAACGTAAGCGCATTCTCCAGAAGTCGCCACCGCTGCCTTCCCCAAACTCATCATATGGGTAGGGATAAAGGAATTCACTTTGCCAACCCTGTTAGTGCCACCGCCCTGCACGTGTCCATCATCATGCGCATGTCATCAGGACATGCTACGCCAGGCCGCAGAGATTCATTATTTAAGACACGGGAGAAAACACACTGCTTCACCTTAGGATCCCTCCAACAACAACCTGATCCAAATATAATCCCCATCAAGGGAAAACGGCGTCGCGCACCTCCATAGTCTGATCCAGTAGACCGAGATCTAGGGTCGCCACTGACTCGACCACTATGCAGCGCATAAAAGCAACGGACTTTGCATGATAGAACAGATGCACCTAGCCATCCCAAGATCAGACACCACAGACCCAGATCAGGCGCTAGCAGCCCCAACGCCGCAAAGACTAGGTTGTCTCTGCTATCGAGACACCTCGCAGTCCGATGTCCACCATGCTGTCGCTGCACCAATGCATCACCATGTCTCGGAGAGCTGCCACGCCGTGGTGCCCAACATCCACACCTTACCATAGCATGGAGAAGATCTCCCGCATCAAACTAGGCGCTCCAGTGAAAGAAAAAAATTCTTGTTGATGTCGACGACCCGGCTTCGCCCAGTCGCGCCCTCTAGCGAAGGCGGTGGAGAATAAGGGAGGGTTGGGGTACTAgcagagaaggttagggttttccTGTCATAGCCATGTGGCAATGATGAGAGAGGCGCTTCTCAATCCACTTGTGGCTCATACCTATATGCACATCAAGTAATAAAGTGTGTGGTTGATTCTGAGTGAATCAAGACACCATGTTGGGTCATACGCTATCATTCAAAAAAGGGGTTGGAGGGCTAGGTTTTTGCTCCTGAACTAGTGCATCTAAATAATTAGGTAGAGTGTGCGACTGTTCCAATAGATTTTCTCATGCTCGGACCACCTTGTTTAGGTTCAGCGTAATCCCTGAAGTGACGTACTTAATCTATTTGTTAACGGTTTGACATGGTTAAGGAAAAAAGACAATGCAGCTAAGGTTGTGGTATCGGGTTCTTCTCCGAGCTATCCCTTGTTCAAAAATAGGAACACATGCCCAAGAATAATCTAAAGTACAAAACACGGATGCAGCATGCTTTTTTTATATGCTGTCAACTACCTTTGCCGAGGATAGCTCGTGGATTGTCAACAGACGTGACGTGGGTGTGTTTGTGGATATAGAGGGTGAAACCACCCCCGTTTTAAGTTCAATATAGGGTGTTAACTTGCTTTGGGAGATCCCCACCCGCTCAAAGAACACACTGAGACATGAGCTCTTTACCAAGGTCCAAGGTTAAGGCCGCTCTTGTGAGCCCATTGCGCTATGTTCTACTTGTCTAATATTATGGTTGTTGTGCACAAATGTACAACTATGAACTTGGCTCGCTGTCGGGGCCTCTCACCCTCACCCTCTCCATTCTTAGCTTTAAGCTAGGAAGCAAAGACTCACTTGATTCCTCTGTCCCCTATGGTCCGAACATCCTTTCCCCGTAGCCTAGGCCATCCTTTTGTACAAACAAGGGGTCACCACATCGCTACACAAACGATCCTACACCCCCACGCGTTAGAGCGTAGCTCTATCCATGGCGCATGCCAGCGAGCTTGGCACCAACCACAACATCCGGCTGGGGACGTGGCAGCGGATAGCTACTTCCCCACTCGCATGGATGTGATGGCTCATTCCATCCAATCTTGCCCGCTCCGTCCAAGGAGAAAGCGCTCGCCGGGCACGAAACTAGAGCCAGGTGGCATCAGGGTTATGGCACCTCTTCCTGACGCAGGACATTCCCATTGACAGTAAGTCCCGAGGTGTTCATGCCTATGGTGCAGTGGGACCTCCCTGCCAAGAGCTCTGTTCGACCATCAGTGAGCACCAAACAGTACTTGACTTTTAGATCTCACTGTGATGTTGCCAATGAATATTGGCCTTGATGTTATTAGCATAGACATTATATATCCTCAAATTATTCCCTTTATAGGGCAGGACTCGTCGATGTGGCCCACGCTTCTCTGGATTGTGGGTACCCTATGTTCCATGGTCCTGATAGGACGGTTGCATTGAGAGTCCAAATGTGCTAGCTGCAACTCCGGAAGAAGGTAATACCATATGTGTATTCAAATATGTAGCCATATGGATAACATATAACAAAAGTGGGCAGTTCCAACTTTGTTAAAAATATCATTAGCACAATTCAAAATAGTACAAACTAATCTAAAAATCTTGGCTTTATTTTTCTATTCAATCTCATTCTACCAAAGCCCAAACATGTTTTCTATATTGGATGGTGGGGAATATCAAAATTGAAATGCATAACCCTCCAAATAATGCGGGTAAAGCGAAAGTGATACATCGAAGGTGAGTAGATTCCTCTAAATCACAAAACACAAGTTTCTTGCACCCATTCCATTTTTGCTTTGATAGGTTATCTTTTGTTCCCCAACGACGACTGCATCATGTCTTCTGACAATGAAAATGTGGACATGAACGGTCCTTCTTCCGAAAAACTACTACTTCCTCGACATCAATAACATATTGGGCGATATATGCACTAACACCCACAATGTGAATGTGCACGAGTGATTTTCTCCTATTTCATATATGTTTCTAACTCATCTGTTTGAAATGATGCTAGAATTTCTTGTTTGAGCTACCATTTAGATTTGATTTGTTCATCATGTTTAGTTTGCATGCCTTTTTAAATACTAATTTAAATCAATCTTTATCTATTATTTATTTGGATTAAATCTTATGGTAAGTTTCTCATATAGCCAACAATCCAAAGACATCATTATAGGAAAGAATTACTCCAAATGTCTTTGCTTCTTATTTCAAGATGTCTCCTTTCAAGGGTTTGCATTAGCTCAGATGGCATATGAGATCACTTCACTGGTTTCAAACCATGGGCTCTATAGCACTATTCAAGGCACACCTGATGGAGAGCTCACTCTTGAACAAGAGCTAGCTTTTTATAAAACCAGTACCCTTTTCATTGGTGCCTATGTTAGTGTGATTGGTGAGAACTTTATTTCCTTGCATATATTCTTCAGTACTGGCAAAGATATTTGGGAGGGTTCTCGATGCGAAGTTTAGAGTTTCGGGCGCGGGCAATGAATGGTATGTCACGGAGGAGTTATGGGCCCGTTTGGTAGCATGGGCTCTCCTTGGCTCGCATGTGGGGCGCAGTTTTAAGCCGGTTTGGTTTCCTGGGCTCCATCACATTGTTGCATCGCACGGTTCATAAGGCAGCCCGGGGGCAGCCCCGGGAGGAACGCCCAAATCGGTAGTTTCCAGCAAGCCActctcgtc includes these proteins:
- the LOC124669814 gene encoding laccase-15-like, with the protein product MADMVVLVVAALFLAMGGSINAAVVEHTFLVSEVTLRHLCRDTVATVVNGQLPGPALEVTEGDSVVVHVVNQSPFGVTIHWHGVKQRLTCWADGAGMVTQCPIAPNTTFTYRFDVVGQEGTLWWHAHISTLRATMHGVIIIRPKSGSYPFPKPHQDVPIVIADFWQNDLRQVQKDLELWIADGDHSKDGPASATINGKIGDLYNCSGVAQDDTFVLDVEPGKTYMLRLANAALSNEYYFKVAGHRLTVVGSDANYLRPYNATGDIVAIAPGETLDVLMVADAPPCHSYYMVALGTQSPPPAPQTATRLARGIVRYPDSHGEAMEPQMPDQHDRTTSFHFHGNMTGYPNNPLLPQIRAHVHDKFFLTLGMGTIRNHTVHVANINNVSFHLPQGRSLLEARYHGAELVTATEEMSARPPLEFDYTDPVLINFFNRSAKLLELEPSRRATTMRHIAYNSTVEVVFQSTTLMEDSPNPMHLHGHDFFVLAQGIGNYDAARDTASYNLVDPPVKNTVMVTGLGWAAVRFVADNPGNWFLHCHYEFHMGMGMATVFEVGNGPTPETALPPPPADLPRCDRSIAYE